A window of the Hevea brasiliensis isolate MT/VB/25A 57/8 chromosome 6, ASM3005281v1, whole genome shotgun sequence genome harbors these coding sequences:
- the LOC110666536 gene encoding (R,S)-reticuline 7-O-methyltransferase, which yields MERPEAADPEEMLRSQTAIWDCIFGFVDGMALKCVVELGIPDMINSHGCPLSLSSIVKSINHASLDADRLSRVMKLLVHRGIFTSNNPASPEGEHSATTTLYGLTNSSKFLLRDSKTSLVPWLLLQNHPCMLSSWHHLSDIVKDGGSGFARCHGLELFDFASANPEFNTLFNKSMEGASNIMVEAVKTTYKDGFNGVGSLVDVGGGTGAMVSEIVKAHPHVKGINFDLPHVVATAPEYEGVTHVAGNMFTSIPPADAILLKWILHNWSDENCIKILKNCREALPEKTGKLIIVGEVLSKQGHEMFEKARLIRDLSMMVYFQGKERSEAEWKKLLEKGGFASCKTIETPAPVSIIEAYP from the exons ATGGAAAGGCCAGAAGCAGCAGATCCAGAGGAAATGCTCAGGAGTCAAACTGCAATATGGGATTGCATTTTTGGCTTCGTGGACGGCATGGCACTCAAGTGTGTAGTTGAGCTAGGCATTCCTGATATGATAAACTCTCATGGGTGTCCTCTCTCCTTGTCTTCCATTGTTAAAAGCATCAACCATGCTTCCCTGGACGCTGATCGCCTCTCACGGGTTATGAAACTGTTGGTTCACAGAGGAATCTTCACTTCAAATAATCCTGCGAGCCCAGAAGGGGAGCACAGCGCTACTACTACTCTCTATGGCCTCACCAACTCCTCCAAATTTCTACTCCGTGATTCGAAGACGAGTCTTGTGCCCTGGTTGCTATTGCAGAATCATCCATGCATGCTATCAAGTTGGCATCACCTTAGTGATATTGTGAAGGACGGTGGTAGTGGGTTCGCTAGGTGTCATGGTTTAGAGTTATTTGATTTTGCATCAGCCAATCCTGAATTCAACACCTTATTTAACAAGTCTATGGAAGGGGCATCAAACATAATGGTGGAGGCAGTGAAGACCACCTATAAAGATGGGTTCAATGGAGTAGGATCGCTTGTGGATGTTGGGGGCGGGACTGGTGCCATGGTGAGTGAGATTGTGAAGGCACATCCCCATGTTAAAGGAATCAACTTCGATCTTCCACATGTGGTGGCTACGGCACCAGAGTATGAGGGCGTCACACATGTTGCCGGCAATATGTTTACAAGCATTCCTCCAGCTGATGCCATTCTCTTGAAG TGGATATTGCATAATTGGAGTGACGAAAATTGCATCAAAATCTTGAAAAATTGTCGGGAAGCTTTGCCGGAGAAAACCGGAAAGCTTATAATAGTGGGGGAAGTCTTAAGCAAACAAGGACATGAAATGTTTGAGAAGGCGCGATTGATACGTGATCTGTCAATGATGGTTTATTTCCAAGGAAAGGAAAGGAGTGAAGCAGAATGGAAAAAATTGTTGGAGAAAGGAGGTTTTGCTAGCTGCAAGACCATCGAAACTCCAGCGCCGGTATCAATTATTGAAGCTTATCCCTAA
- the LOC110666573 gene encoding probable L-type lectin-domain containing receptor kinase S.7, translating to MTKNSGSSQKPWNPSNKYLLDSYIQVQPSSVIVAVALSTSTCFIALSFLIFHLNMLSAHSNYSYSFQSFDKNSNFEITIALYGYVNAVNNVAALQLTRSMSYSAGKIMYKKPIKHVEGKPANFVYFSTHFSFLMSPDNGDGFFFFFTMVSNASNASSFDNSILFGLYLRSKDNNSEIIAVEFETKRDVDLNDNNMGGSTSAKMKNDLSVNMVLNDGRRLSSWIDYELSSWIDYELASKRLDL from the exons ATGACAAAGAACAGTGG CTCGTCTCAAAAGCCCTGGAATCCTAGCAACAAATACCTACTTGATTCCTATATTCAGGTCCAACCCAGTTCGGTCATAGTCGCAGTCGCACTCTCCACCTCTACTTGTTTTATTGCTCttagtttcttgatttttcacctCAATATGCTGTCCGCACACTCGAATTACTCTTATTCTTTCCAAAGCTTTGACAAAAATTCAAACTTTGAGATCACCATTGCTCTTTATGGATATGTAAATGCTGTTAATAATGTGGCTGCACTTCAACTTACTCGCTCAATGAGTTATAGTGCTGGAAAAATCATGTACAAGAAACCCATCAAGCATGTTGAAGGTAAACCTGCGAATTTTGTTTATTTCTCGACTCATTTCTCGTTTTTGATGTCTCCAGATAATGGAGatggcttctttttttttttcactatgGTTTCTAATGCTTCTAATGCCAGTTCGTTTGATAATAGTATCCTATTTGGACTTTATTTAAGATCAAAGGATAATAATTCTGAAATTATTGCTGTTGAGTTTGAAACAAAGAGGGATGTTGATTTGAATGACAACAACATGGGTGGTTCTACATCAGCTAAGATGAAAAATGATTTATCTGTTAATATGGTGTTGAATGATGGAAGGAGATTAAGTTCTTGGATTGATTATGAATTAAGTTCTTGGATTGATTATGAATTGGCTTCCAAGAGGTTAGATCTATAG